One genomic window of Arthrobacter sp. KBS0703 includes the following:
- a CDS encoding L-threonylcarbamoyladenylate synthase: MTTTYNCTADDERTAGLAHARRAILEKKCVVFPTDTVYGIAADAFSPQAVTMLLVSKGRGRNMPPPVLIPRLNALDGLATDVTTEARQLAEAFWPGGLTLIFHAQPSLDWDLGETKGTVALRIPADEVAQDLLTLTGPLAVSSANRTGQAPAQTAFEARSQLAESVEVYLEGGFRPVEGTDALPSTIVDATSLPLRVVREGAVSLERLREVVPGVLDLQGNGPEPSGAGDTDEAEDPADRPGDGDQASGTE; this comes from the coding sequence GTGACCACTACGTATAACTGCACAGCCGATGACGAGCGCACCGCAGGATTGGCCCACGCACGGCGTGCCATCCTCGAGAAGAAGTGCGTCGTCTTCCCCACGGATACCGTCTACGGGATCGCAGCCGACGCATTTTCGCCGCAGGCTGTCACCATGCTGCTGGTTTCCAAGGGCCGCGGCCGTAACATGCCCCCGCCGGTGCTGATTCCGCGCCTCAACGCCCTCGATGGCCTGGCGACCGATGTCACTACCGAAGCCCGCCAGCTGGCCGAGGCCTTCTGGCCCGGCGGCCTGACGCTCATATTCCACGCCCAGCCTTCCCTCGACTGGGACCTTGGCGAGACTAAGGGCACCGTGGCCCTCCGGATTCCGGCGGATGAAGTGGCTCAGGACCTCCTGACCCTGACCGGGCCGCTGGCCGTGTCGTCGGCAAACAGGACCGGGCAGGCCCCGGCCCAGACTGCATTCGAGGCCCGTTCCCAGCTGGCAGAATCCGTGGAAGTCTACCTTGAGGGCGGTTTCCGCCCGGTGGAAGGAACGGACGCACTGCCGTCCACCATAGTGGACGCGACATCACTGCCACTGCGTGTTGTCCGCGAGGGAGCCGTGAGCCTGGAACGGCTGCGGGAAGTGGTTCCCGGCGTGCTCGATCTCCAGGGCAACGGCCCGGAACCGTCCGGCGCCGGCGATACCGACGAGGCTGAGGATCCGGCGGACCGTCCCGGGGACGGCGACCAAGCGTCCGGCACGGAATGA
- a CDS encoding WecB/TagA/CpsF family glycosyltransferase — protein MMLQRQPIPVLGVDATPLDVAGLTEVLDKFVADGTTRTVVGHNLHSVTLFHSEPEFRTLYEDSDVVLIDGAPVLWLWGRGRKLSGPVMDYRLGSTDWIPALGQVSGLRSIAVVGAGPVANAKAVAKLQAIAPGASVSGMPGEGWDEELEEEVTAWLAVQRPQLVLIGLGMPLQEKVLRRRLGSLPPAVYCAVGGAIEQIAGIQKLAPRWLGRLGLEWAWRLLLHPRRVAYRVFGEPWVLLGLLVRRRLRGQG, from the coding sequence ATGATGCTCCAGCGGCAACCCATCCCGGTCCTCGGTGTGGACGCCACGCCGCTGGACGTCGCCGGACTCACGGAAGTCCTCGACAAGTTCGTGGCCGACGGAACCACCCGCACCGTCGTCGGACACAACCTCCACAGCGTGACGCTCTTCCATTCCGAACCGGAATTCCGCACGTTGTACGAGGACAGCGACGTCGTGCTGATCGACGGCGCGCCCGTTCTGTGGCTCTGGGGGAGGGGACGGAAGCTGTCCGGACCCGTCATGGACTACCGGCTGGGGTCGACTGACTGGATTCCCGCGCTGGGCCAGGTCAGCGGCCTGAGAAGCATCGCCGTCGTCGGGGCCGGCCCGGTGGCCAACGCCAAGGCCGTGGCCAAGCTGCAGGCTATTGCGCCCGGGGCGTCCGTCTCCGGCATGCCGGGCGAGGGCTGGGACGAGGAGCTCGAAGAGGAGGTCACCGCCTGGCTGGCCGTACAGCGGCCGCAGCTGGTGCTGATCGGACTGGGGATGCCCCTGCAGGAAAAGGTGCTGCGGCGCCGCCTCGGCTCCCTTCCTCCCGCGGTCTACTGCGCTGTTGGCGGTGCCATCGAGCAGATTGCGGGAATCCAGAAGCTGGCGCCGCGCTGGCTTGGCCGCCTCGGCCTGGAGTGGGCGTGGCGGCTCCTGCTGCATCCGCGGCGGGTTGCCTACCGGGTGTTCGGTGAACCCTGGGTCCTACTCGGGCTCCTGGTTCGGCGCCGGCTCCGCGGGCAGGGCTAG
- a CDS encoding glycosyltransferase, with product MPVSVAVAAVTFDRPRELAVLLNAINGQTAPVASICLVDSGTVPAADVAGQHENVDYIRSEANLGGAGGFSLAVLKAVASGADWIWMMDDDAEPADPACLATLIREAEARDLEAVVPLVVAPGHPDRLSFFFRLDGKVTHDRGALEKVGFLPNDGHFFNGALIRSDVFFKVGLPDMRLFIRGDEVDFTIRLRKAGVRFGTVTTAAITHPHAFSETKHVFGARWHVIVPETAFKRYYYYRNRGYLIRRHFRVKSLVADVGGYLGYFLRRGDFRGLGDWFRAFSAGLRGKGFGPLKDQTF from the coding sequence ATGCCAGTGTCGGTCGCAGTTGCCGCCGTGACGTTTGACCGTCCCCGTGAGCTTGCCGTCCTCCTGAACGCGATCAACGGCCAGACGGCGCCCGTGGCGTCCATTTGCCTTGTTGACAGCGGCACCGTGCCGGCCGCGGACGTTGCCGGACAGCACGAAAATGTGGACTACATCCGCTCGGAAGCCAACCTCGGCGGCGCCGGCGGATTTTCCCTGGCCGTCCTGAAAGCGGTGGCAAGCGGCGCTGACTGGATCTGGATGATGGACGACGACGCCGAGCCGGCGGATCCCGCGTGCCTCGCCACCCTGATCCGTGAGGCGGAGGCTCGGGACCTGGAGGCGGTGGTTCCGCTCGTGGTGGCACCCGGGCACCCCGACAGGCTCTCCTTTTTCTTCCGCCTCGACGGCAAGGTGACCCACGACCGGGGCGCGCTGGAGAAGGTGGGATTCCTTCCGAACGACGGCCACTTCTTCAACGGCGCACTGATCCGCTCCGATGTCTTCTTCAAGGTTGGCCTGCCGGACATGCGCCTCTTCATCCGCGGTGACGAGGTGGACTTCACCATCAGGCTGCGCAAGGCGGGCGTCCGCTTCGGCACGGTCACCACGGCAGCCATCACGCATCCGCACGCCTTCTCCGAAACCAAGCACGTCTTCGGCGCCCGCTGGCACGTCATCGTCCCCGAGACTGCGTTCAAGCGCTATTACTACTACCGCAACCGCGGCTATCTGATCCGCCGCCACTTCCGCGTCAAATCATTGGTTGCCGACGTCGGCGGCTACCTCGGCTACTTCCTGCGCCGCGGCGATTTCCGCGGCTTGGGCGACTGGTTCAGGGCATTCTCGGCAGGACTCCGGGGCAAGGGGTTCGGTCCCCTGAAGGACCAGACGTTCTAG
- a CDS encoding MraY family glycosyltransferase, producing MIMYLLMMLTAAVVSYAATWGARLVGNRLELFAPIRSRDMHSSPVSRLGGLGIFAGVLVALVVANQSFFVKDIFHANAAPWGVLAGAAVIVLVGVADDLLDLRWWVKLIGQSVAGLVVAVWGVRMTIIPFVPEPIRFESEPVSILVTAGLIVTTMNAFNFIDGLDGLAAGVAIIGGSAFFLTAYWVHRNAPLLDRSDLATLLTAVLVGSCLGFLPHNWFPSKIFMGDSGAMLIGLLMASAGVVSTGQISSGLYDRVSGIPTIIPILLPFAVLFLPLLDLGLAVVRRTAVGRSPWSADRGHLHHKLMDIGYSHRTAVMLMYLWTAVLSFGGLAFAVYPWQLVLAVDIAAALVMGLITAWPYLSRRGAETPE from the coding sequence GTGATCATGTACCTGCTCATGATGCTGACGGCGGCGGTTGTCTCGTATGCGGCGACCTGGGGCGCACGCCTGGTCGGCAACAGGCTCGAGCTCTTTGCCCCCATCCGCAGCCGTGACATGCATTCGAGCCCGGTGTCGCGGCTCGGCGGCCTGGGGATCTTCGCCGGAGTGCTGGTGGCACTCGTGGTCGCGAACCAGTCTTTTTTCGTCAAGGACATCTTCCACGCCAATGCGGCCCCGTGGGGCGTGCTGGCGGGGGCAGCCGTCATTGTGCTCGTTGGCGTCGCGGACGATCTCCTGGATCTGCGCTGGTGGGTCAAACTCATCGGGCAGAGCGTCGCCGGCCTCGTAGTAGCTGTGTGGGGCGTCCGGATGACCATCATTCCCTTCGTTCCCGAGCCCATCCGCTTCGAGTCGGAACCTGTCAGCATCCTCGTCACCGCCGGCCTCATCGTGACCACGATGAATGCCTTCAACTTCATCGACGGACTGGACGGGCTGGCCGCCGGCGTGGCCATCATCGGCGGCTCGGCCTTCTTCCTGACCGCGTACTGGGTGCACCGGAACGCGCCGCTGCTGGACCGCTCGGACCTTGCCACGCTCCTGACCGCGGTGCTCGTGGGCAGCTGCCTGGGGTTCCTGCCGCACAACTGGTTTCCCTCGAAGATCTTCATGGGGGATTCCGGGGCGATGCTGATCGGCCTGCTGATGGCGTCGGCAGGCGTCGTGTCGACGGGCCAAATCAGCTCGGGGCTCTATGACCGCGTCAGCGGTATCCCCACGATCATCCCGATCCTGCTTCCCTTCGCCGTGCTTTTCCTGCCGCTGCTGGACCTCGGACTGGCGGTGGTCCGGCGCACTGCCGTCGGCCGCTCGCCCTGGTCAGCCGACCGGGGCCACCTGCACCACAAGTTGATGGACATCGGGTACTCCCACCGCACTGCCGTGATGCTGATGTACCTGTGGACCGCAGTGCTGTCGTTCGGCGGACTGGCCTTCGCGGTCTACCCTTGGCAGCTGGTTCTCGCGGTGGACATCGCCGCCGCCCTGGTGATGGGGCTCATCACGGCGTGGCCTTATCTCAGCCGGCGGGGCGCGGAAACACCGGAATAA
- the atpB gene encoding F0F1 ATP synthase subunit A, whose translation MIALALPAQNSGEFTPPGIEEMHLPAILPWGAADGFSKQMLLVILSVVIIATFFLLAARKQQLVPGKLQFAGEMAYGFVRNSIAKDIIGGRDFMKYVPLLFSLFFFILVNNIYGAIPVVQLPSFSHVGGAYVLAVIVYITWIAIGVKKNGLRYFKLATVPSGVPIYILPIVIPIEIISNFLVRPVTHSLRLFATMLAGHLIVMIAGSGIEYLVMQENVLLKGTSVLVLAGAIAMYMLEALIMALQAYVFTLLTAIYIEGALHADSH comes from the coding sequence TTGATCGCGCTTGCGCTCCCGGCCCAAAATTCAGGAGAGTTCACTCCTCCTGGAATTGAAGAAATGCACCTGCCGGCAATCCTGCCGTGGGGTGCGGCAGACGGATTCTCCAAGCAGATGCTGCTGGTAATCCTGTCCGTCGTCATTATCGCTACATTCTTTCTGCTAGCTGCGCGGAAGCAGCAGCTGGTTCCTGGCAAGCTGCAGTTCGCGGGTGAGATGGCCTATGGCTTCGTCCGCAACAGCATCGCCAAGGACATCATCGGCGGCAGAGACTTCATGAAGTATGTCCCGCTTCTGTTCAGCCTGTTCTTCTTCATTCTGGTGAACAACATCTATGGCGCGATCCCCGTGGTCCAGCTCCCGAGCTTCTCCCACGTCGGCGGCGCGTACGTGCTGGCCGTCATCGTGTACATCACCTGGATCGCCATCGGCGTCAAGAAGAACGGACTGCGGTACTTCAAGCTCGCCACCGTGCCGTCCGGAGTGCCGATATACATCCTTCCGATCGTCATCCCGATCGAGATCATCTCCAACTTCCTGGTCCGCCCGGTTACGCACAGCCTCCGTCTGTTTGCCACCATGCTGGCCGGCCACCTGATCGTCATGATCGCCGGTTCGGGAATCGAATACCTCGTCATGCAGGAAAACGTTCTGCTCAAGGGCACCTCTGTTCTGGTCCTTGCCGGCGCGATCGCCATGTACATGCTCGAAGCGCTCATCATGGCGCTGCAGGCCTATGTCTTCACCCTGCTGACGGCAATCTACATTGAAGGCGCACTCCACGCCGACAGCCACTAG
- the atpE gene encoding ATP synthase F0 subunit C, with amino-acid sequence MEGSINGSLNLIGYGLSAIGGGIGVGLVFAAYINGVARQPEAQRVLQPIAFLGLALTEALAILGLVFAFVLK; translated from the coding sequence ATGGAAGGCTCCATCAACGGCTCCCTCAACCTCATCGGCTACGGCCTCTCCGCCATCGGCGGTGGTATCGGTGTGGGTCTCGTGTTCGCCGCTTACATCAACGGTGTGGCACGTCAGCCGGAAGCACAGCGCGTTCTGCAGCCGATCGCATTCCTCGGCCTTGCGCTGACTGAAGCCCTCGCCATCCTGGGCCTGGTCTTCGCTTTCGTTCTCAAGTAA
- a CDS encoding F0F1 ATP synthase subunit B encodes MNQLIISAATAEAANPLVPNVWEMGVVLAGFAVLFFIVVKFVVPMFEKTFAERAEAIEGGIAKAEQAQAEASAALEQYKQQLTEARAEANRIREEARAEGAQILAELKEKAAAESARITAQAHVQIESERQAAVVALRSEVGTLATTLAGRIVGESLEDDARAARVVDRFLADLETQNAGVGK; translated from the coding sequence ATGAATCAGCTGATCATCTCAGCCGCCACCGCCGAGGCGGCTAACCCGCTCGTTCCCAATGTCTGGGAAATGGGCGTCGTCCTCGCCGGCTTTGCTGTCCTCTTTTTCATCGTGGTCAAGTTTGTTGTCCCGATGTTCGAGAAGACGTTCGCAGAGCGTGCCGAGGCCATTGAAGGCGGCATCGCCAAGGCCGAGCAGGCGCAGGCCGAGGCTTCCGCCGCACTCGAGCAGTACAAGCAGCAGCTCACCGAGGCCCGTGCCGAAGCCAACCGCATCCGCGAGGAAGCTCGTGCCGAAGGCGCCCAGATCCTTGCGGAGCTGAAGGAGAAGGCTGCAGCCGAGTCTGCGCGCATCACTGCGCAGGCACACGTGCAGATCGAATCCGAGCGCCAGGCTGCGGTAGTGGCCCTGCGTTCAGAGGTGGGCACCCTTGCCACCACGCTGGCTGGCCGCATCGTTGGCGAGTCCCTTGAGGACGACGCGCGTGCGGCACGTGTTGTTGACCGCTTCCTGGCTGATCTGGAGACCCAGAACGCAGGTGTAGGAAAGTAA
- a CDS encoding F0F1 ATP synthase subunit delta, whose protein sequence is MAGVSSESLTKALTELEAKLPFASLQLAKELFGILGAIDSSAGLRRALTDPSRSGDEKSALIRKLFGGKVSAEAADIAAGLASSRWASARDIGDALETLAATVVIAVAENKSAVSASGISGLEELENDLFSFNQAVASSHEVQRALSEPQASAAAKIVLAERLVPGASEEAKALIGQAVSQPRGLKSTKLVGRFAELAARRQQRWIATVSVTRPLTETQASRLQLGLNSLYGRELKINTTVDPALIGGIRVQVGDEVLDASVITRLLELRRQLAG, encoded by the coding sequence ATGGCAGGTGTATCGAGCGAATCGCTGACCAAAGCGCTGACCGAACTGGAAGCCAAGCTTCCATTTGCATCGCTGCAGTTGGCAAAGGAACTCTTCGGAATCCTGGGAGCGATAGACAGCTCGGCTGGCTTGCGCCGCGCCCTGACTGACCCGTCCCGCAGCGGTGACGAAAAGTCGGCGCTGATCAGGAAACTGTTCGGCGGAAAAGTCTCCGCTGAGGCTGCGGACATCGCAGCCGGGCTGGCCAGCTCACGCTGGGCATCTGCGCGAGACATCGGCGATGCACTCGAGACGCTTGCCGCGACGGTAGTAATTGCCGTTGCAGAAAACAAGTCGGCCGTTTCTGCCTCCGGAATCTCGGGGCTGGAAGAACTCGAGAACGATCTGTTCTCTTTCAACCAGGCCGTGGCGTCAAGCCACGAGGTGCAGCGTGCTCTGTCTGAACCGCAGGCCAGCGCCGCAGCAAAGATTGTCTTGGCGGAGAGGCTGGTACCTGGCGCAAGCGAGGAAGCCAAGGCCCTCATCGGCCAGGCAGTGTCGCAGCCACGCGGACTCAAGTCCACCAAGCTCGTCGGCCGCTTCGCCGAGCTTGCCGCCAGGCGCCAGCAGCGGTGGATTGCAACGGTCAGTGTCACGCGTCCCCTCACGGAGACGCAGGCCAGCCGTCTGCAGCTCGGGCTCAACTCCCTCTACGGGCGGGAGCTCAAGATCAACACCACTGTTGATCCGGCGCTGATCGGCGGAATCCGAGTGCAGGTTGGTGACGAAGTGCTCGACGCTTCCGTCATCACCCGCCTGTTGGAGCTTCGCCGCCAACTGGCCGGCTAG
- the atpA gene encoding F0F1 ATP synthase subunit alpha, which yields MAELTINADDVRIALNEFAASYEPGNAERVEVGRVTTAGDGIARVEGLPSVMANELLRFEDGTLGLAQNLDVREIGVIILGDFTGIEEGQEVHRTGQVLSVPVGDAFLGRVVDPLGVPIDDLGEIKAETTRALELQAPGVTQRKSVHEPMQTGLKAIDAMIPIGRGQRQLIIGDRQTGKSAIAIDTIINQKANWASGDVKKQVRCVYVAIGQKASTIAAIRQTLEDNGALEYTTIVASPASDPAGFKYLAPYAGSAIGQHWMYGGKHVLIVFDDLSKQAEAYRAVSLLLRRPPGREAYPGDVFYLHSRLLERCAKLSDELGAGSMTGLPLVETKANDVSAYIPTNVISITDGQIFLQSDLFNANQRPAVDVGVSVSRVGGAAQVKSMKKVSGTLKLDLAQYRDMQAFAMFASDLDAASRQQLTRGARLMELLKQGQYSPFPVENQVVSIWAGTQGYLDEVPVEDISRFESEFLEHLKHKSSILTTLAQTNVLDDDTAEALKTAIVEFKKGFFGEGDNHLVGAGHEEHDAISEGQVDQEKIVRQKR from the coding sequence ATGGCCGAATTGACCATCAACGCCGACGACGTCCGTATTGCGTTGAACGAGTTCGCGGCGTCCTACGAACCCGGAAACGCAGAGCGCGTAGAGGTCGGCCGTGTGACCACCGCAGGTGACGGCATCGCCCGTGTTGAGGGCCTTCCCTCGGTCATGGCGAACGAGTTGCTTCGTTTCGAAGACGGCACGCTGGGCCTCGCCCAGAACCTCGACGTCCGCGAGATCGGTGTCATCATCCTCGGTGACTTCACGGGCATCGAAGAAGGCCAGGAAGTGCACCGCACCGGACAGGTTCTGTCCGTGCCGGTCGGCGACGCGTTCCTCGGCCGTGTGGTTGACCCGCTGGGCGTGCCCATCGATGACCTCGGCGAGATCAAGGCCGAGACCACCCGTGCCCTGGAGCTCCAGGCGCCCGGCGTGACCCAGCGCAAGTCTGTGCACGAGCCGATGCAGACCGGCCTGAAGGCAATCGACGCCATGATCCCGATCGGCCGTGGCCAGCGCCAGCTGATCATTGGCGACCGCCAGACCGGCAAGTCCGCAATTGCCATTGACACCATCATCAACCAGAAGGCCAACTGGGCCTCCGGTGACGTGAAGAAGCAGGTTCGCTGCGTTTACGTGGCAATCGGCCAGAAGGCGTCGACCATTGCCGCCATCCGCCAGACGCTCGAGGACAACGGCGCGCTGGAATACACCACGATTGTTGCCTCCCCGGCTTCTGACCCCGCTGGCTTCAAGTACCTGGCACCCTACGCAGGTTCCGCCATCGGCCAGCACTGGATGTACGGCGGCAAGCACGTCCTCATCGTGTTCGATGACCTCTCCAAGCAGGCCGAGGCCTACCGTGCAGTGTCCCTGCTGCTCCGCCGTCCGCCGGGACGTGAAGCCTACCCGGGTGACGTGTTCTACTTGCACTCCCGCCTGCTGGAGCGTTGCGCGAAGCTCTCTGACGAGCTCGGCGCGGGCTCGATGACCGGCCTGCCGCTCGTCGAAACCAAGGCAAACGACGTCTCTGCCTACATCCCGACCAACGTGATCTCCATTACCGATGGCCAGATCTTCCTGCAGTCGGACCTCTTCAACGCCAACCAGCGTCCCGCTGTTGACGTTGGCGTGTCGGTGTCCCGAGTCGGCGGCGCCGCGCAGGTCAAGTCGATGAAGAAGGTCTCCGGTACCTTGAAGCTGGACCTTGCACAGTACCGCGACATGCAGGCATTCGCGATGTTCGCATCGGACCTCGATGCCGCATCCCGCCAGCAGCTGACCCGTGGTGCACGCCTGATGGAACTGCTCAAGCAGGGCCAGTACTCGCCGTTCCCGGTCGAGAACCAGGTTGTGTCCATCTGGGCAGGAACGCAGGGCTACCTGGATGAAGTCCCGGTTGAAGACATCAGCCGTTTCGAGTCAGAGTTCCTGGAGCACCTGAAGCACAAGTCCTCCATCCTCACCACGCTGGCGCAGACCAACGTTCTGGACGATGACACCGCAGAAGCACTGAAGACCGCGATCGTGGAGTTCAAGAAGGGCTTCTTCGGCGAGGGAGACAACCATCTGGTAGGTGCCGGCCACGAGGAGCATGATGCTATCTCCGAGGGCCAGGTCGACCAGGAAAAAATCGTCAGGCAGAAGCGCTAG
- a CDS encoding F0F1 ATP synthase subunit gamma, translated as MGAQIRVYRQKIASTTSMRKIFKAMELIATSRIGKARARVAASLPYANAITRAVSAVASQSEIDHPLTTEPEKIRRAAVLVITSDRGLAGSYSASVLKQAEGLNELLRAEGKEVKTYLVGRKAQAYFDFRGRPYGRVWTGGTDAPEFATAQEVGAALLEDFATDFEAGGVDEIHVVYTRFKSMVTQEPTVIRLLPLEVVEEQAASESELLPLYEFEPEPEQVLDALLPRYIEARIFAAMLQAAASELAARQRAMKSAGDNATDLIKKYTRLRNTARQAEITQELSEIVAGADALAS; from the coding sequence ATGGGAGCCCAGATTCGGGTCTACCGCCAGAAGATCGCCTCGACGACGTCGATGCGCAAGATCTTCAAGGCGATGGAACTGATCGCTACCTCGCGCATCGGCAAGGCCCGCGCACGCGTAGCGGCTTCACTGCCTTACGCGAACGCAATTACCCGCGCCGTTTCTGCTGTCGCAAGCCAGAGCGAAATCGACCACCCTTTGACCACCGAGCCGGAGAAAATCCGCCGCGCCGCAGTCCTGGTAATCACCTCGGACCGTGGCCTGGCAGGTTCCTACTCCGCGAGCGTCCTGAAGCAGGCCGAGGGCCTGAACGAGCTGCTCCGCGCCGAAGGCAAGGAAGTCAAGACGTACCTCGTCGGCCGCAAGGCACAGGCGTACTTCGACTTCCGGGGCCGCCCCTACGGGCGGGTCTGGACCGGCGGTACTGATGCACCGGAGTTTGCTACGGCGCAGGAAGTCGGCGCGGCATTGCTGGAGGACTTCGCAACGGACTTCGAAGCGGGCGGCGTGGATGAGATCCACGTCGTTTACACCCGCTTCAAGTCCATGGTGACGCAGGAGCCGACGGTCATCCGTCTTCTTCCGCTCGAAGTTGTGGAAGAGCAGGCCGCTTCCGAATCGGAGCTGCTGCCCTTGTACGAATTCGAACCGGAGCCGGAGCAGGTCCTCGATGCCCTGCTGCCCCGGTACATCGAAGCGCGGATTTTCGCGGCCATGCTGCAGGCAGCGGCTTCCGAGCTCGCAGCACGCCAGCGGGCCATGAAGTCTGCCGGCGACAACGCCACGGACCTCATCAAGAAGTACACGCGTCTGCGCAACACCGCCCGCCAGGCTGAGATTACGCAGGAGCTTTCCGAAATCGTGGCCGGCGCCGACGCTCTCGCGTCGTAG
- the atpD gene encoding F0F1 ATP synthase subunit beta codes for MTATATEHVAATSGATGRIARVIGPVVDVEFPADAIPSIYNALTTEITLNGETKTVTFEVALHLGDNLIRAIALQATDGLVRGTNVVDTGSPITVPVGDGVKGHIFNVLGKPLDVDESEIQASDHWSIHRKAPAFATLEGSTEMLETGIKVIDLLTPYIKGGKIGLFGGAGVGKTVLIQEMITRVARNFGGTSVFAGVGERTREGNDLWVEMEEAGVLKDTALVFGQMDEPPGTRLRVALSALTMAEYFRDVQNQDVLLFIDNIFRFTQAGSEVSTLLGRMPSAVGYQPNLADEMGLLQERITSTKGHSITSMQAIYVPADDYTDPAPATTFAHLDATTELSREIASRGLYPAVDPLTSTSRILDPQYIGKDHYNTAVRVKQILQKNKELQDIIAILGVDELSEEDKIVVSRARRIQQFLSQNTYTAKQFTGVEGSTVSIKDTVEGFTAICDGDLDHIAEQAFFNVGGLDDVERQWAKIQEQTK; via the coding sequence ATGACTGCCACCGCTACCGAACACGTAGCCGCAACGTCCGGTGCTACCGGCCGCATTGCACGTGTTATTGGCCCGGTTGTCGACGTCGAATTCCCGGCTGACGCAATCCCTTCGATTTACAACGCACTCACCACGGAGATTACTCTCAACGGTGAGACCAAGACTGTCACGTTCGAGGTTGCCCTGCACCTGGGTGACAACCTCATTCGCGCCATCGCCTTGCAGGCTACCGACGGACTAGTCCGCGGCACCAATGTGGTGGACACAGGCTCGCCGATCACCGTTCCCGTCGGCGACGGCGTCAAGGGCCACATCTTCAACGTCCTCGGCAAGCCGCTTGACGTTGACGAGTCCGAGATCCAGGCTTCGGACCACTGGTCAATCCACCGCAAGGCTCCTGCCTTCGCGACTCTTGAGGGTTCCACCGAAATGCTGGAAACCGGCATCAAGGTCATCGACCTCCTCACCCCGTACATCAAGGGTGGAAAGATCGGCCTGTTCGGCGGCGCTGGCGTTGGCAAGACCGTTCTGATCCAGGAAATGATCACCCGTGTTGCCCGCAACTTCGGTGGCACCTCGGTGTTCGCCGGTGTTGGCGAGCGTACCCGTGAAGGTAACGACCTCTGGGTTGAAATGGAAGAGGCAGGCGTCCTCAAGGACACCGCCCTTGTGTTCGGCCAGATGGACGAGCCGCCGGGAACGCGTCTGCGCGTTGCCCTGTCGGCACTGACCATGGCGGAGTACTTCCGCGATGTGCAGAACCAGGACGTGCTGCTCTTCATCGACAACATCTTCCGCTTCACGCAGGCAGGCTCCGAGGTTTCCACCCTCCTCGGCCGCATGCCGTCGGCCGTGGGCTACCAGCCGAACCTTGCCGACGAGATGGGTCTCCTCCAGGAGCGCATCACGTCCACCAAGGGCCACTCCATCACCTCGATGCAGGCCATCTACGTTCCCGCAGATGACTACACCGACCCGGCACCGGCCACCACGTTCGCGCACCTCGACGCGACCACGGAACTTTCCCGTGAAATCGCTTCGCGTGGCCTGTACCCGGCCGTGGACCCGCTAACGTCGACGTCCCGAATCCTGGACCCGCAGTACATCGGCAAGGACCACTACAACACGGCCGTCCGTGTGAAGCAGATCCTGCAGAAGAACAAGGAACTCCAGGACATCATCGCCATCCTTGGTGTTGACGAACTGTCCGAGGAAGACAAGATCGTCGTGTCGCGTGCACGCCGTATCCAGCAGTTCCTCTCGCAGAACACCTACACGGCCAAGCAGTTCACCGGCGTCGAAGGTTCCACGGTCTCCATCAAGGACACCGTTGAAGGCTTCACCGCCATCTGCGACGGCGACCTCGACCACATTGCAGAGCAGGCGTTCTTCAACGTCGGCGGCCTGGATGACGTTGAGCGCCAGTGGGCCAAGATCCAGGAACAGACCAAGTAA
- a CDS encoding F0F1 ATP synthase subunit epsilon, with protein MAELEVEIVAADHFVWSGAAKMVKARTSDGEIGILPGHSPVLAILAEGELAIEPVSGDRIAVVVDGGFFSVDNNRVVIVADNAQLGDAATAGIR; from the coding sequence ATGGCTGAGCTTGAGGTTGAGATTGTCGCGGCGGACCACTTCGTGTGGTCCGGAGCGGCCAAGATGGTCAAGGCCCGCACCAGCGATGGTGAAATCGGAATCCTGCCCGGCCACTCGCCCGTACTGGCGATTTTGGCCGAGGGTGAACTGGCAATCGAGCCTGTTTCCGGTGACCGCATTGCTGTAGTTGTTGACGGCGGATTCTTCTCCGTTGACAACAACCGCGTGGTCATTGTTGCTGACAACGCCCAGCTGGGTGACGCGGCCACTGCGGGGATCCGCTAG